Part of the Dehalogenimonas sp. THU2 genome, TGCCGCAGATTAGGGAACTTCTAGCCCAATAATCAGTCATTGCGCGGCTGCCACCGAAGCAATCCAATGCCGCAATAAACAGAATGAAGCATGGCTGAAAAGGTATAATTGGTGATTTTCAAAAAAACGTTCGCACTGAGCCTGTCGAAGGGTCATCCTCTTCACCCCGCTACCTATCCAACTCCCACCAACCTTGATACGCCAGCCCGTAAGGCCCGGTGGTAAAACTCACCGTCCCGATCTCCCCCCAATGCCCGGAATACTGTATCCACACAGCGTTTCCAGATGGGAATTCCTTCTCACCCAAGTTCACCACCGATACTCCGCAGTCCCAAACCGGACCATTGCCAGAGGTGAAATCATCGGGCAGGTTGTTCCTCACCCACGTTCCCGCCCACGGGTACGACGCGTGAGAATCGATGGAGGAATACGCCACCGGCCTGCCGTCTGCGCTCAAACTGTAACCATCCCGCGCCCCCGCCGAGGTCGCCTGGCCGTACCACTTTCCCTCGGTGTCATGGGCGGAATAGAATATCCGGTAAATCGTACTTCCGCCGCGCTCCAACCGGACGGTGATATGCTCGAAGTCCGCCTCGTGTGCACTCTCTAACTGGTCGGTTGGGGCAAGGTCGCCGTTATAGGGATAGAAGAAGATATACTGGACGTCGATCATCCCCGTCATGCCCGGTGCAGGCCTCACGTGTACGTAGCACTCCCAGCCCGCCGCCGCTGTGCCGCTCCGCGTCTGGCTCCGGAAAGCGTCGAGGTTGTCACCTCCGCTCGCATCCGTCTGCTCCAGGAAGAAATCGGTCCGTGCCGGTGAAAGTCCTGACGAAAACCCCTTTGTAGCCTGAGAAACCAGGGATGTGATATTTACCTGCCCCAAGTTCAGCAATTGTTCGTCAATCCCCATCCTGACATCGAACCTCATCCTCACCCGTTCCAGGTACCAGGAGATATCGCCCGGTCGGTACGCGTCGTCAGGATGCAGCATCACCACCGGCGCGAATTTCGAAGCCAGTTCTGCTTCGATATGATCGGGGATGCCGTCCCTGTCGCTGTCGATACCCGTTGCGGTGGTAGGTGGAGGCGGCGTGGAGATGGGTGGTGAAGATGTTGGAGGTGATGTGGTTGGGATGCTGGTTGTTGGGGGCGGGGGCTGCTTCCCATCGTCCGGGCGGGAGACTTCCGTACATCCGGTAAACAGGATCAATATCGCCGACAGTACGAAGGCAATTAACTGTCTTTGCATGGCAATACCAGTGTAATTTCCGATTGAAGAACTGTCAAACGTGATGAATTACCCCCCCCAATAAATATTTTGAAAACCCGCCAAAGTCCCATTGACAGCCCACGAGTACCGGTGTGTTATCATATGTTCTCCCCGTCAGACTAAGGCTCAAGCCATGCTCTCCCGCATCGCGAGAGCAACCGTCAGGGCAGATCATG contains:
- a CDS encoding Vps62-related protein, whose translation is MQRQLIAFVLSAILILFTGCTEVSRPDDGKQPPPPTTSIPTTSPPTSSPPISTPPPPTTATGIDSDRDGIPDHIEAELASKFAPVVMLHPDDAYRPGDISWYLERVRMRFDVRMGIDEQLLNLGQVNITSLVSQATKGFSSGLSPARTDFFLEQTDASGGDNLDAFRSQTRSGTAAAGWECYVHVRPAPGMTGMIDVQYIFFYPYNGDLAPTDQLESAHEADFEHITVRLERGGSTIYRIFYSAHDTEGKWYGQATSAGARDGYSLSADGRPVAYSSIDSHASYPWAGTWVRNNLPDDFTSGNGPVWDCGVSVVNLGEKEFPSGNAVWIQYSGHWGEIGTVSFTTGPYGLAYQGWWELDR